A region of the Thermodesulfobacteriota bacterium genome:
GCAAGAAGACCAGGATCGCCACGCCAATGTAAGACACGAGCGGCGGACCCTCAAGGCCTATTATAGGCGGGCGACGGCTCCCTCTCCAAAGATTTGTTGGCGAGAGGCGCCGGCGCCTGCCCGGCTTACGGCAGGTGGGCCGGGCAGGCGGGATGAGGCGGGGGGCGAGGGGGCTTCAGGCCGCGTGCAGCAGGAGGTGCTGGTTGACCAGCTCGGTGCGGCCGACCAGGGGCAGGTCGCTGAAGTACAGGCCGCCGAACTGGCTGGTGCAGTCCGGACAGCCCCGCAGCCAGAGGATGTGGTGGCGATAGCGGTTCCTGGCCAGGGCCCGGCAGACCCAGCGGCTGGCACCGCATTCGAAACAGTAGAGCAGGGTCCACTCCTCGCCCAGGAGGGCCTGGGCGCACTCGGTGCAGACCGGGATGACGATCTCCCGGACGGCCACCGCCACGTGGTCGCCGTCCTGGTACCCGAAGGGCAAGACGATGTAGTCAGCCGCCGGATAGTCCCGGGACTGGGTGCCTGGACCGTGGTTGAGGTCGCAGAAGCTGTCGCCAAGCTCGGCCAGGAGCTGCACTCTATCGATACCGTCCATGGGGGCCTCCTTGACTGCCCTCCGGCAGCCTGTTCACCTCCCCCCTCCTCGTTGCTACCTTCCCTGCTAACAGTATCGTGCAACCTGGCCCGAAACTGAAGCCACCAATTGGCGCGGCCGGAAAATTGTCATTCAGTCAGGGGGCTTGGAAATGGAGGGCGGCCGGCGGCCGGCCGGCTTTCGGCCACGAAGTCGGCCAGCCGCCGGGAGCTGTCCTCCTGCTGGCGCCAGCTGCCGAAGAGCCAGCCCCTGTCTGTGGCCTGATTCAGACGGGCTCGCAGCCAGTCCGGCAGCCGGCCCGGGGGCTGCCGTGCCCAGGGGGTCTGGGGCAGGGGCATGAAGGTGTGGCCGTGCACCCGTGCGCCCCGGCGGACCAGCTTCTCCATGAGCTGGAGGCTGGCGGCCCGGTCCTGGTCGGTCTCGCCCGGCAGGCCGAAGATGAAATCGACACAGGGAACGAGGCCGGCACCGGCGGCCAGCTCCACGGCTCGGACGACGTCGGCGACCGAATGGCTGCGGCCAGCTGCGGCGAGCAGGCGGGGGCTGCCGGTCTGGGCGCCGATCACCAGGTTGTCGTTGTCGCAGTATGTGCGGATGAGGCGGATCGCCTCCGGGCTCACCTGCTCCGGCCGGACCTCGGAGGGGAAGGAGCCGAAGAAGATCCGGCCGGAAGCCCCGACGATCCGGCGCGCCCCGGCCAGCAGCGCCTCGATGGCCCGCAGGGCAACGGCCCGGGGATCCCGGGTGCCGTAGGACAGGGCGTTGGGGGTGATGAAGCGCAGGTCGTCCAGGCCTCTGGCAGCCAGCACCTGCACGTGGCGGAGGATGACCGCCAGGGAGCGGTGGCGGAGCCGGCGCCCCACCAGGCGGGGCGTCTGGCAATACCGGCAGGCGAAGGGGCAGCCGCGGGTGATCTCGATGGGGCCGAAGCGACGCCAGTGGGCGGCAAAGGGCGGGTAGCGGTCCAGATCCACCGGCGCTGCCGGGCCG
Encoded here:
- a CDS encoding TIGR04013 family B12-binding domain/radical SAM domain-containing protein translates to MNRQRAVEIIVYEQRQTRFSTNALLGAVEALPFRDELAILGARGPEELLALLASPGAHRRQLVLISLFTSQLPAMAALLATLRRQLPAGSPGTTLVAGGSHPTGDPAGTLALGFDLVARGEGEATVQGLVTAIRSGQDPRRIPGLAWRGEDGRLQGSGPAAPVDLDRYPPFAAHWRRFGPIEITRGCPFACRYCQTPRLVGRRLRHRSLAVILRHVQVLAARGLDDLRFITPNALSYGTRDPRAVALRAIEALLAGARRIVGASGRIFFGSFPSEVRPEQVSPEAIRLIRTYCDNDNLVIGAQTGSPRLLAAAGRSHSVADVVRAVELAAGAGLVPCVDFIFGLPGETDQDRAASLQLMEKLVRRGARVHGHTFMPLPQTPWARQPPGRLPDWLRARLNQATDRGWLFGSWRQQEDSSRRLADFVAESRPAAGRPPFPSPLTE